The following DNA comes from Brassica oleracea var. oleracea cultivar TO1000 chromosome C5, BOL, whole genome shotgun sequence.
CCATCCATCAGGTAAGTTATCTTTTTGGAGCTGGCTGCTTGGGTCGAGCCAAAAAACCGAGCTCTAATTACTTCATAACTTTTGTTCTTAAACTCTGGCTGTGTCCAGTTTCAAAACCTGAAATCAGATTGAGCATTATTGTCTGTTTTTTGTTTGTTTGTCCCCTTGCCACAGTTTAAGCTAAGTTCAATCCGCTAATCTGAAATGGTTCGAGAGGCATCTCACTCAAGCTTGATTTGATCTCTGTTTCTCTTTACATGCTTGGTAGAAACCAAAAGCTCTATATTACAGATCTTAAGGACGTGTAGTATGTGTGTTCATTTTGTATAACTGAGAAAAGAATATGTATATTAATCAACTTATAAGATAGAGACTGAAAACAAATCTAAGTGAGATGACTGATGGAATCAGGACACTCGAGACGAATATAGTCATACATGGGTCGAGCCAAAAAACCGAGCTCTAATTACTTCACAACTTTTTTTCTTACACTCTGGCTGTGTCCAGTTTCAAAACCTGAAATCAGATTGAGCATTGTTGTCTGTTTTCTTTGTTTGTCCCCTTGCCACAGTTTAAGCTAGTTCACTCCGGTAATCTGAAATGGTTCGAGAGGCATCTCACTCAAGCTTGATTTTGATCTCTGAACTCTTTCCATGCTTGGTAGAAACCAAAAGCTCTAGATTACATCTAAGGACGTGTAGTAATGACTTATATGTTTATTTTGTGTTGATTCCAAGCCCTCTTGGACAAAAAAAGAAGATTAATCTATGATCTAGTGACTGAGAAAAAAATGTGTATATTAATCAACTTATAAGATAGAGACTGAAAACAAATCTAAGTGAGATGACTGATGGAATCAGGACATTCGAGACGAATATAGTCATACATGAGTCCTTGAAAAGGGCTTATGGCAAGTGGTTGGGTTAGGTATATGGTGTTGTTTCCATTGCGAAGAGAAGGAGCTGGAACATTCACACTGTATACCCAATAGAGTCCATGTATACCATGTCTTGCAATCGTATTATCTTTTCCTATTTCCCCTGTAGTAAACAATGGAGGATCCTTAGAAACATCGTTCACACGAACCTGCAAAGAAAAAAGAGAAACGTTAAACCAAATATCAATTGAATGTTTTCACTTCTATAGTTAAAGAAATCAACTTCAAAACCCACCTGCAGTTCTGCTACATTTGAAGTGGCTAGAGCGATTCTCAGTTTGAAATTTCCAGTAAAATTTTTCATTTTATCGTCGAGTTGAAACTTGATCTGCCATGTAGTACCGTTGTATCCTCCATCAGCTTGCTTCCTACAGACACACATTCTTGCACATATTAACAAAGTTTTCATATTCATATAGAGCAGCTTTTGAGTTTGAGTTTAGAAGGAGACTAACCTTGTAACTTGCATGTAGAACCAGTTTTTGGAGTAATCATCAACATCAACATTGTAAACCATATCTTCATGGGGGTACAGTTCGGCATACCGTTCCCATAATCCATATTGTCTGTATTTATCAGAACGGTTTAGGTATAGTTTGTTAGTAAACGTCGGGTTAGGGTCAGGAATGTAGAACTCTGCAGCGGTTCGGTCTGGTACACCGATCTCCCATAGAGTTACACCGTCTCTTGGAGGTTCATACACCAAGTCGCCTAGGCTAATATTCGTACCTGGTTCCAATATTTTACTCTTTGTTAGTAAAATATATATGGAACAGTCTCGTTGTTGTATTACGGTTTACTAGTGTTGGGACCTGGAGAGATGTCGAAAACCGTCTGGTTGTGGTAATCACCGATGAATCCAGGAACAAATGCATAGAGATTGTAACGACCAGTTCTCACATTGTTGATAGAAAAGTATCCTTTCTCGTCTGCCTTTGACCAGAACTGATAACCCTGTCAATGTAATCAAAACCTTTATAATTGCCGCTAAATCAAGAGGGAGAAGAATGAATCATATGTGAATAAATTAATAAATATTACTTTGTATTCTCTTTGCCATGAGCCAACATCTCCTGGTGCAGCCAAACCAACGTAGGACCCATTCGCAGGTATATCCTCACTCCTTATGTATCTGTTACATAACCAAACAACAGCTTAGGCATGCTTTATGTGACAATTACATAAAAAAAATTTCTTTTTTTGATGAACCGGAGATATCTGGCAGGCCGATGCCCAACCGACTAATCCCGGGACAATGACATAGTTTTAAAGGAAGAAAGAAGAAAATAGTGTACCGGTCTCGGACAAGTAATCGACCGGTAACAGATCCTCTTTGGTCAGATGAAGGGTAGTCACTTGACGCTGTGAAGTTATAAGGCCATTTCTCTTCTTCAATCTTTGTCTGAAACAAACAGCCCATTCAGCTCAGCTATTTTTATTCTTACATGTGATTATCTATATGTATGTGTGACAGACCTGGTTCTTGGCCTGAGTCCAAAGCAAGAGAGGATCAACTCCTTTAGGAAAAGAGTTTAAATAAATAAAGACAGGTCCAAACACTTTCTTCCATACTTCACCTTCTTCAAAACTCATGATTAGTTCTGCTCCAACATAGTGAGTGCTGTGGAAAACCTGTTTCCATTTCACACACACACATCAATTATCAACCATCTTTATATGCTAACTTCCTAATGTAGATAAACATATGCTCACCGCGAGGTTGGTTGGACCGACATGGGAGCCTAGGAACTGTTTGAGAGGACCAGCAGACCTGAACTCGTTGCTCGGAGTGATTTGCCAGAAACCAACCGAGTCATTTGTGCTTATCCATCCATGAACTTTTATGTCTTTACTCTCCATTGAGTATTCATACTTGTCATCCACCTGTAAGGTCATAATCAAGATTAATAATCCTCTGTTTCCTCTGATTTTACTGCTATGTTTTCTAGAAAGAAATGAAGTTTAAACCTCTCCTTTAAACTCAGGCTCGATAGGGTCGAGAAGTTGAACGGCCTCGGGGTAAGCAAGAGGTTTACCTCGAGGAGGAATCCGATCTTCTGGTACAGGCATGTTCCCTTGCCTCTCATCTGAAATCGCCATGTAATGAAACCTACACAAAATAACAAGTGTAACATAGTTATAATCAATCACTATCATAATAACAAAGTACTTCTACTATAGGAGAATCATTACTTGTCCTGGTTTAGCTTAAATACTAATCGAATATTATCGAGTTCAACAGCAGGCCACCCTTTTAGCCTCTCGAAGATGGCGTAACTGTAGAACCCGGACGAGTTTCGCAGCACTACAAACCTGAAAATAAACTCAAATTCCATGAATATTGATTACAAAACACTAAAGCTTTTTGTTTACTTAGATGTATATACTAATTTTAACTACCTCTTGTCTATATTCACAGGAAGAGCCGTCGTTGAAGAAGCATTCCATGTCCTTGAAAACGATAGCTCTATCTTTTCATCGCTCTGCGTTATCACTTCCATCTTTGTTGCTTCAATCCTGTACATTAGTCCAAGTAAGTTTTATACTGGAGGATTATTGGTATACATATAGATAATTATAAACAGAGAGTTATCTACCGGTCTAATGTGCCTTTGGACTTCTTAACTTTTTTCCCTGGAAAGTTCCACACTAAGTCCCAGTAACTGCAGTAATCATATCAATTGAATTTCAGTATCATGGAGTTTAGACATTCAAATTAGGGCAGTGACCGAGTCACATACATAGACTTACCCTCTATCATGTTCATTGCCGGTGTAGGCAAGTACATTTTCGATACCATTGTACCGTATTCCGGTTACAAATCCCTCAGGATTTGACAAAGTTAATTGTAAAATGCCATTGTCCACCACCACCTGTAATTAATCATATATATTAGGGTTTTAAAACGCTCTACATGACTTGCATATCAAGAAAGCTAATGAAGAAGCTAGAAACAATTTTTTTTTTTCATTTCCAAAGGGTGTCTCTAATAGTCAAAAGCTAATGAAGTATATTGATTAGTGGAAAAGAACATACATGTCCATCTTGGTAATGTAACTGCAAGACTTGTGTTGATTCTGGATCAGAACTTTGGTTTTGGGAGATTGCAATTTCAAACAAAGACAAGAACATGATCAAAGAAATGATCCATCCTCCCTGTTTCAATAAGTGTCTCCGGTAACCTTTTTGTCACCAAACACGTACACACACATGTTAACGTTTCGTTAAGAGTTTAGTTCTTATATGTTAAAAAGGAAATGTTGATTATATAATTCCAAAAAGAATTGTAATGATGTTTCTTTTCTGATGCGCGCTTACCTATGGTCGCCACGAGCTGGTAAACATGTGAAGACAACTTAAACATGATAAAATCAGCGGATTTGTCTTGGAGCTTTCTCGAAATGCTGTCCACAAAAATAATCAGACATGTGAAGTTATTGGGACGAGGCAAGGAAGAATTAGAAGAAGCGTCGTTTTATATTTAGGACAAGTTGAAAACATTATATAGGTTCTCTTGTAACAAGAATCTATTACCCATACAAAACCTTTGAAGTAGGACAAAGACAAAAGACAAGAGGTAACACAAAGGTGCATGTGAACTAAGAGAAAATGAAAAACAGAAAAAGGGAGGAAAAAAAAAGGGAAGTTAAGTGGTTAAGGCAACAACAAAGACTTTTCTTCTGCTATAAACAAAGAATTTCTTTTATATATATAATAACAAGAATGCATTTTAAGACTTTATTGATAATTATATACATATATTAGTTATCGTATTATATTTATAAACAATGCTAAGATTCATAAAAGGTAACCACTCCCAATAACCCTTCTAATTTTTTCTTTTTCCCCAACAATACTTAACCTACTCGGTAGATTTCTAAGGAAACTACAAACCTAATCATAACATGACATCCAGTTCACTTGAAAGTGGTTCGGCTTCTTGACGGTGACACCACTTTTTAATTATTCATTATATTCCCTAAAGTTTACTGTTGTAGAGAAAGATGTATAGGATTATTCATTTCAGAGAAACATATCCACAGACAGGGGCGAAGCCAGGAAATTTTTCTGGTGGTGCACTACTAATATTAAAATTAAAATATGAAATAATTTTTAAAAATATTATTTAAAATTAAAATAAGATATAATATGAAAATAAATGTAATAAAATATTGATATTAATACATTATAAATTAATCATTGCTTGAAGTAAGGTATNNNNNNNNNNNNNNNNNNNNNNNNNNNNNNNNNNNAAATCAAAATGAGATACACTTAAAATGATCTCACATTCGTTTGGATAGGGTGGTTTCCACTAATTTCATTGCATAAAAACATTTTTTCATGACTTGCACCAGTAACATAAATTCAAACCAATTTCAAAAGTTTACAAATTAAAAGATATGTAATTAAATAACTAAATTACTTTTTCATCGTCAATAAAAAACAAAATTTATCTAAAGTCAAATTAGTCATTGTTTAAAACTTTAAAACTTTTGTGTAAAATTCAAATACTATTCGAGTAATTACAGATCCTAGTGGAAACAAATCAAAATATTTTCTAAAAGAAATTTTGGAAATAAAAATATATTTTTAAAGTTTTTTGCATGTCACGTTAATAGTTACTAGTTACTACTAGTTAGAAATTTATGATTTTAGCAAAAAAAATTGAAAACTATAATTGGGTTTTAAAAGTTTCTTTTATTTTTTGTGGGTTAAGCTATTCTTTTTTTTTTGAAATTTAGTTTGTTTTGTTTTTCATTTGCCCTTAATCTAAATTTTAATGGGTGCACAATTATAAATTCTAATGGGTGCACATATAAAATTACTTAGCATTTACACTTTTTTTTTTTAAATATGGGTGCCTGTGCACCCTTCCCTATCATGTGGCTTCGCCCCTGTCTACAAGAACTCTAAAGTTTAAAACATGCGGTTAAAGACATAAATATATACAACTAACTACCTTTGGATTTACAAAAATCTATCTCATGCTTATTACCTTGAATACGTACCGTATGCGACGTGACGCCCATATAAAAGCCAATATATTTTAAAGATGTATAATATGCACACGAACAAGAGAAGAAATATAAAGAATGCTGATGCTTGACGCACAAATGTTGTTATGCGGCTACTTGGGTGGTTGATTTGGAGTTAGGGAAAGCACATGCATATGCAATCGATATATCATATGCAAACACATACAATATAGGTTATATACGCAAAGACTTTTAACAGGTTGTTGGCCAAATGCTTCACCAAAACTTTTCACGGGTTTGTTTTTTATATATTATCATGTTTAACAGAAATGTCTTTTTCAATGAGAAAATAAATCAAATTGATGAATAATACCAACAAATCTTTCCTCAACTACATCCCTCTATCATATCTATACCAAAAATGAACCATAACGTCACTAACCAGACAATAGTTGATCTGTGAGTCTGGATCATTGACAATACAACCAGGAAACAAGATTCTATTTAATCACAACATTGAGATGTGGTTAACAGAGAAAAATTCCAAATTTATAAAAAGGGAGTAAGATAACTTTGTTAGTACTAAATCAGTGATATCTACCCATTAAATAGTCTTCCTTTTCAAGATAAATTTATAGACACATTGCCTAAAAATAATCAAAAGAAATGAATGACAAAATATAATTGTTCAAAAACATTAATATTGTTACAATCCTAATAAAAAAATTACTGGAAAATCAAATTTTAGTCTTCTGATTTAAATATGATCATCATACTTTTTACATATTTGAGATTCCTCCTTGTTTTGTTCTCAATTAATTAGATTCACAAGATTGAATTGAAAAATAGTCAAATACATTTACTAATCAATGAAAATGAAGATATTGTACCACTTGTGTCACTATTGTTAGTATCTTAAAATGGATTCAAAAGAAATAAAATTTCACCAAAAAAGGTTACAAAATCGTGATAATTATGTTATTTTGATCAAGTTTTATGGCTAAACTATTTCTATTTTCCATTTACGATACCACACAACCAATAACGTATTCGATAAATACCAAAATGGATGTAAGAGATTGTTTTAAAAACGGCTTAAATGTTGGTAAATCCCACTATAATTAAAGAACAAATGTGTAAAACTTAAAGTGGATCGTATTCGTATCTTCATACGCTGATATATATTGCCCAGACTTGTTACCATCTTTCTTTTCTTACCAGTTCTATCGAGAGAACCACCAAACCTGGTCTTCAGAAAAGTGAATACAACCATCTGATTCGCAAATGATCACGATTGTAAAAATAACGCTACATGGTATTTTTTTTTCTCATGCAAGAACACATCTAAATTCGATGTGAGTCAGTGAGAGGAAACACTTAAAATAGCCACACAAATTTAACATAGCTTTGTCATAAAAAGACTAACCAAAAAATGTTTTGCAAACTTTAGATATACTCTTTCTCATCATTAAAATGAAAACGTTCTTAAAAAAATCTTGAAAAATGAAAAAAGGATAATAATATAAAATAATTGTACGTACCTAGCGTAACGATTTAGTTTCTCAGGACTACTTGGATTGTTTGCAGTAGTTTTTTTTTCTCGTCTCTTGTGTGAACAACCATCTTCACTGTTGCACATTATATGTGAGAATGTCATAAACTGAAAGATATATTTCCAGATGGGTTGATTTGGTCTACGAACTTTTTATAGAAGAAAATAAAATTTTAAGATTACTTTCTTCCTTCTCTCTTTAACAAAAAAAAAAGATTACTTTCTTCTCGTCAAACTAAACTTGTATATGAGCCTAATCAATGTTATGTGAATTAGCGAGTTTCTTAAAATAATCTCAAAAACACTCTAAGCAAAACCAATATTGTTGTTACACACACTCTGTTTATCATCATAGAGAACAACAATTATCGAAATTAGAAAATTTGAAATTCAAACGCATATTAAAAAAAAAAAAGAATCAAATCAATCAACAAAGATTTTTGAATCAAATTGCTTAAATTTTCTGAAGAATCTTGCATGAAAATCTGATTAGCTGGGAGCTTCGAATCGGATGTAGTCATACATAATCCCTTGGAAAGGACTTACGGACCTTGGCTGCGTGAGAAACAATGTATTCTCGCCTTCTACAAGCTTAGAGCCAGCCACGTCAACATTGAACAACCAGTACAATCCATGTATTCCATGTCTTGCTATCGAGTTGTCTCTCCCGATCAATCCGCTCGTGAACAACGGGCTTGCGTTCGCATCATTTACACGTACTTGGAGTTCGGCAAAAGTAGCCGATGCGATGGCTGCTCGTAAAGTATATGTGTGATCCTTATCAATGTCTTTGAGTTCGAATTTGATTTGCCACGTTGTTCCTTGATATGTTTTGCTATCCTTTTTTCTACAAAAATAAAACGTAACAATATAATGTGCTTAGAATAGAGCGTAATAAATTGAAGAAATAAAAAATGACTGAGATGCTGAGGAAAACCTAGTGACTTGAGCATAAAACCAGTCTTTACTATAGTCGCTAGAGCCAACAACATATACCAAGTCTATATCGGGGTATAGTTCTGCGTATCTTTCCCATAGTCCATATTGTCTGAACCTGCAAGATATTAAAAATCAGTAATCAAAAAGAGATTATTGGTAGAAACTCTAGCTAGAAACTTTATTGGTAGATTTAAATAGTCTACAAAATGTAATAATATTTGTATGTATGTAAAAAAACCTGTCAGGGTGATTTTGATAAAGTTTGTTGATATATTTTGGATTCGGATCAGGAGCATAAAACTCCGCGGCTGATCGATCTGGAAAGCCAATCTCCCACAAGGTTGCACCATTTCTTGGAGGCTGATATACAAGATCTTCCATATACATGTAACAACCTGCACATAGTGAATTATACTAATTACAGTAATATATTTGGTTTAATTATTAATAAAAAAAAAACAAATGTTTTGGGGAGTTTATAGAAAGCAAGAAGGAGAGAGGACCTGGAGTGATGGTGATGATGTCATCGTATTTATAGTCGCCAATAAAACCAGGAATCCATGCATAGAGATTGTATTGGCCTGGTCGTACTCCATTTATGTAAAAGAACCCTTCTTCATCTGTTCTTGTCCAAAATTGATAATCCTGCAAGAATTAAATTACACGTACATAGAATTATATATTATATATTATTTTAATTATAATTATTTTCCATTAAGTTCTTTTTTTACTTATAAGGATGGGGACATGTGGCTAATTTACGTCAAATGCTGAACCTTAAAACTTAAAATCTCACTTTGCATTCTCTTTGCCATGAACCAGCAGCTCCAGGCAGAGCCAAACCAACATAACCTCTATTTGCTGCAATGAAATCTTTATCTACATACCTTCAAAACATAAAATATATATCTTTTAGATGATTGGATACATGTACTTTTGTCAT
Coding sequences within:
- the LOC106295821 gene encoding probable rhamnogalacturonate lyase B; translation: MIQTHRSTIVCISRKLQDKSADFIMFKLSSHVYQLVATIGYRRHLLKQGGWIISLIMFLSLFEIAISQNQSSDPESTQVLQLHYQDGHVVVDNGILQLTLSNPEGFVTGIRYNGIENVLAYTGNEHDRGYWDLVWNFPGKKVKKSKGTLDRIEATKMEVITQSDEKIELSFSRTWNASSTTALPVNIDKRFVVLRNSSGFYSYAIFERLKGWPAVELDNIRLVFKLNQDKFHYMAISDERQGNMPVPEDRIPPRGKPLAYPEAVQLLDPIEPEFKGEVDDKYEYSMESKDIKVHGWISTNDSVGFWQITPSNEFRSAGPLKQFLGSHVGPTNLAVFHSTHYVGAELIMSFEEGEVWKKVFGPVFIYLNSFPKGVDPLLLWTQAKNQTKIEEEKWPYNFTASSDYPSSDQRGSVTGRLLVRDRYIRSEDIPANGSYVGLAAPGDVGSWQREYKGYQFWSKADEKGYFSINNVRTGRYNLYAFVPGFIGDYHNQTVFDISPGTNISLGDLVYEPPRDGVTLWEIGVPDRTAAEFYIPDPNPTFTNKLYLNRSDKYRQYGLWERYAELYPHEDMVYNVDVDDYSKNWFYMQVTRKQADGGYNGTTWQIKFQLDDKMKNFTGNFKLRIALATSNVAELQVRVNDVSKDPPLFTTGEIGKDNTIARHGIHGLYWVYSVNVPAPSLRNGNNTIYLTQPLAISPFQGLMYDYIRLECPDSISHLT